In one Tessaracoccus palaemonis genomic region, the following are encoded:
- the nrdI gene encoding class Ib ribonucleoside-diphosphate reductase assembly flavoprotein NrdI has translation MTGPLLVFFSSVSGNTARFVEKLGRRAVRIPIRPGEPEPVIDEPYVLVTPTFGGGQGRGEEKGAVPKQVVSFLNNQHNRSLIRGVISAGNTNFGEAYCLAGDIISRKCHVPHLYRLELFGTPEDVARVGAGLEQWWTPQS, from the coding sequence GTGACCGGGCCCCTGCTGGTCTTCTTCTCCAGCGTCTCCGGCAACACCGCCCGGTTCGTGGAGAAGCTCGGCCGGCGGGCGGTGCGGATCCCGATCCGTCCCGGTGAACCGGAACCGGTGATCGACGAGCCCTACGTCCTGGTCACCCCCACCTTCGGGGGCGGGCAGGGCAGGGGCGAGGAGAAGGGGGCCGTGCCCAAGCAGGTCGTCTCCTTCCTGAACAACCAGCACAACCGCAGCCTGATCCGGGGAGTCATCTCGGCGGGCAACACCAACTTCGGCGAGGCCTACTGCCTCGCCGGCGACATCATCAGCCGCAAGTGCCACGTGCCCCACCTGTACCGGCTCGAACTCTTCGGCACACCAGAGGACGTGGCGCGGGTCGGCGCCGGATTGGAGCAATGGTGGACACCGCAGTCCTGA
- the nrdH gene encoding glutaredoxin-like protein NrdH — translation MAITVYTKPSCVQCKATYRALDSKGLEYEILDLSEDEKALEMVKSLGYLQAPVVVADDEHWSGFRPDKIADLAARRIA, via the coding sequence ATGGCCATCACCGTCTACACCAAGCCGTCATGCGTGCAGTGCAAGGCGACCTACCGCGCCCTCGACTCCAAGGGACTCGAGTACGAGATTCTCGACCTGTCCGAGGACGAGAAGGCGCTGGAGATGGTGAAGTCGCTCGGCTACCTGCAGGCCCCCGTCGTCGTCGCCGACGACGAGCACTGGTCCGGCTTCCGCCCCGACAAGATCGCCGATCTCGCGGCGCGCCGCATCGCGTGA
- a CDS encoding Ppx/GppA phosphatase family protein, whose protein sequence is MSYTVAAVDCGTNSIRLLVLRRADSGEVEELTRLVRLARLGQGVDATHEFHPDALQRTFVILDEFAGIISDLGVDRTRFVATSATRDVTNRQLLADAVREKLGTDLDVISGDEEAHLSAAGVLSGVSSPRPTLIFDIGGGSTELVVVGEDDQVASSISLNIGAVRINERFLPTDPPTRVEVAAARSFIADQLDGAGVDFSAMASAIGVAGTVTSVAADHLGLTEYSREAVHRTILSRETIREANLRWLGMPAADIADGSLMPPLRASVIGAGSTILDEIAQRVPSGEVIVSETDILDGIVHQLLAQS, encoded by the coding sequence GTGAGCTACACCGTCGCCGCCGTCGACTGCGGCACCAACTCCATCCGCCTGCTCGTCCTGCGCCGCGCCGACTCCGGCGAGGTCGAGGAGCTCACCCGCCTGGTCCGACTGGCCCGCCTCGGGCAGGGCGTCGACGCGACCCACGAGTTCCACCCCGATGCGTTGCAGCGCACCTTCGTGATCCTCGACGAGTTTGCCGGCATCATCTCCGACCTCGGCGTCGACCGCACCCGGTTCGTCGCCACCTCCGCGACGCGCGACGTCACCAACCGGCAGCTGCTGGCCGACGCGGTCCGCGAGAAGCTCGGCACCGACCTCGACGTCATCTCCGGCGACGAGGAGGCCCACCTGTCGGCCGCCGGCGTGCTGAGCGGCGTCTCCTCCCCGCGGCCCACGCTCATCTTCGACATCGGCGGCGGCTCCACCGAGCTCGTGGTCGTGGGCGAGGATGACCAGGTGGCCTCGTCGATCAGCCTCAACATCGGTGCGGTGCGCATCAACGAGCGCTTCCTGCCGACCGATCCACCGACCCGCGTCGAGGTGGCCGCGGCCAGGTCCTTCATCGCCGACCAGCTCGATGGTGCGGGCGTCGACTTCTCCGCCATGGCCTCGGCAATCGGTGTCGCCGGGACCGTCACCAGCGTCGCGGCCGACCACCTCGGCCTGACGGAGTACTCGCGCGAGGCGGTGCACCGCACCATCCTGAGCCGCGAGACGATCCGGGAGGCCAATCTCCGCTGGCTCGGCATGCCCGCCGCCGACATCGCCGACGGCTCCCTCATGCCGCCCCTGCGGGCCTCCGTCATCGGCGCCGGCTCCACCATCCTCGACGAGATCGCCCAGCGCGTGCCGTCGGGTGAGGTGATCGTGAGCGAGACCGACATCCTCGACGGCATCGTTCATCAGCTGCTCGCCCAGAGCTGA